One Geminocystis sp. M7585_C2015_104 DNA window includes the following coding sequences:
- a CDS encoding phosphorylase, producing MVDNHKNWWQKITDATRRAVELKAINSIPCNRRIIEENGIAFVVRVVDNLAKKEEAKKKQKEEEKKNPNFNPFLPYDKNLYVGDVGERHVAILNKFNVVNHHVLIVTREFESQWELLTESDFVALWTILGEVRGLGFYNGGRLSGASQPHKHLQFIPEFSDENLSNIPIDRLVLSYQGKRGLFTIDELSFVHKIAFFPQEELNNSPGVMGRISYEYYRSMLEDLSIEVRGKVPRKDYNLLVTQDWMMLVPRRKEKFKSISVNSLGFAGNLLVKNEEQLATVEKHKPLKILAKVGVEKEEWKEEIQERD from the coding sequence ATGGTTGATAATCATAAAAATTGGTGGCAAAAAATAACAGACGCCACCCGGAGGGCAGTGGAGTTAAAGGCTATCAATTCCATTCCATGTAACCGGAGAATTATAGAAGAAAATGGCATTGCTTTTGTGGTGAGGGTGGTAGATAATTTGGCCAAAAAGGAGGAGGCTAAGAAAAAACAAAAGGAGGAGGAGAAGAAAAATCCCAATTTCAATCCCTTTTTGCCCTATGATAAGAATTTATATGTGGGGGATGTGGGGGAAAGACATGTGGCTATATTAAACAAGTTTAATGTGGTGAATCATCATGTTTTGATTGTAACTAGGGAGTTTGAATCTCAGTGGGAATTATTGACAGAGTCGGATTTTGTGGCCCTCTGGACAATTTTAGGGGAGGTTAGAGGGTTAGGGTTTTATAACGGTGGCAGACTGTCCGGGGCGTCTCAACCTCATAAACACCTGCAGTTCATACCGGAATTTTCTGATGAAAATTTAAGCAACATACCCATTGACAGGCTGGTGCTATCTTACCAAGGAAAACGGGGTTTATTTACCATTGATGAACTAAGTTTTGTACATAAAATTGCCTTTTTTCCCCAAGAAGAGCTCAACAATTCGCCGGGGGTAATGGGAAGGATTAGTTATGAATATTATCGCAGCATGTTGGAGGATTTGTCAATAGAAGTAAGAGGCAAGGTGCCGAGAAAAGACTACAATTTGTTAGTGACTCAGGATTGGATGATGTTAGTGCCAAGGAGAAAGGAGAAATTTAAGTCAATATCCGTTAACTCTTTGGGATTTGCCGGGAATTTGTTAGTAAAAAATGAAGAACAATTGGCAACGGTGGAGAAACATAAGCCTTTGAAAATATTGGCGAAGGTGGGGGTAGAAAAAGAGGAGTGGAAGGAGGAAATACAAGAGAGGGACTAG